AACTTCAAGAAGAGGCATGATGTTTTTCATAGCTTGTTCAAATACTTCCATTGGATCTTTACCAGTTTCTTGTGCAATGATATCGAATGCGGAATACAGGATAGCTTGAGACTTTCCACGTTTTCCGTCAACCATCATTTTATTGATTAAACGAGTTACTAGTTTCGAATTATAAATCGGATCTGGTAACACGTCACGTTTAGTAACAGGACCTTTACGAGGCATCGGATATCCTCCTTTCATATTTTATAAGTATTATTTTTTAGGTTTTTTCGTACCGTATTTAGAACGGCTTTGTCCTCTATTTTCAACACCAGCTGTATCAAGAGCTCCACGAACGATATGATAACGTACCCCTGGTAAATCTTTTACACGTCCACCACGAATAAGAACAACACTATGTTCTTGTAAGTTGTGACCAATACCAGGAATGTAAGCTGTTACTTCAATACCATTACTCAAACGTACACGGGCATATTTACGAAGCGCCGAGTTAGGTTTTTTAGGAGTCATGGTACCAACACGAGTACATACGCCACGTTTTTGCGGAGAGTTAACATCTGTTAGTTCTCTTTTAAAACTGTTTAGGCCCTTGTTCAAAGCAGGTGATGTAGATTTTTTAATTTTAGATTGACGAGGTTTGCGTACTAATTGGTTAATTGTAGGCATGGGATAAATTCCTCCTTCCTTGTTTAGTAGTTCCACACATCCAGGTGGTTCATTTTTTCGGTAAAATAAAATGGCTGTAAGATCGACCTACAACACTTTTTTATTTTCAGACCTCTGTTTATAGTAGAGGCACCTTGAATATAGTAACACCTTGACGCTTGGATGTCAAGGTGTTACTTGAAATTAACTAAGTCCATTCAACCGCTGATATAAATCTTTCGCGTAGCTGTCGGTCATGCCGCAAATGAAATCTGTTACGAGTAGTAGGCGGAGATACAGTTTCATCGTTTCGCTCTCGCCTTCTGCATTTTTGCGGTAACAACCTAGATAGTTATCGGAAATTAAAGTTAATAAGCGTTTATCCTTAGCAGTTTGGCGTTCTGGAGTCTCACTATCATAATAAATGACTGCTGGGATGAAAGTTTCGAGTAGTTTGGAGATAATTTCGTTGCCAGCGATTTCAGATTCGACAATACCTTTATCTTGGTAAATATACGTATATGAGAGGCTTTGCAAGATATGGACAAGTTGTTCTGCTTCTGAAGCGTCAATTAGTGAATCGTTAAAAGTTCCCGCCATTATTGCTTTATAGTTTGCGTAAAACACTTCGAGTGAGCGATTAATGAGCTGACCACGGACATTGGATGCCAACCATTGCTGCACGATAAAACTTTCTTCTTGTCCTTCGTAGCGTTCGCTTTTTTTCTTGAGTTCGTTGTAACATGCAACAGTAACTTTATTATGCTCTTCCACTTCTTCAAAACCTTTTAAAATTTGTGTAATATTGACAATGCCTTTTTTCACACCATCTTCTAGGTCCGCATTGAGGTAAGCAATATCGTCTGCTACTTCGAGTAAATAAGTTAGTGGATGACGATTATCTAGTGCTTCCGTTGCCGTAGTTATTTCATTAAATAATGACTCATCTGCATAAAAATAGCCTAATTTTTTACTTTTGATTTGGTTTTTATTTATTTTCAAGGAAGAAACTGGGTATTTTATGACAGCATTCAGGGTTGCAAACGTTAGATTTAGTCCATATTGATCAAAAAGATAATGCAGTTTTGACACAACGCGAAGCACTTGAGCGTTACCTTCGAAGTAATAAAAATCTTCTTTCATTTGCGATGTTAAAATTTCGGCTAAACTTTTATTTTTATAAGTGATAGTTGCTAGATTATCTCGGAACCACTCGCGAATGCTTTCTTCACCAAAATGACCAAATGGCGGATTACCCATATCATGTAAGAGTCCTGCACAAGCAAGAATCTCTGGAATTTTATCAGCATGGTCCTTTGTAAAATCTTCATCTAGCTTTTCTTCTTGAATTGTGTGGGTTACCATGTTCCCCATCGACTTAGCAATTGTACTTACTTCCATTGAATGCGTCAGTCGAGTACGGACAAAGTCACTTTTTTCTAGTGGAAACACTTGCGTTTTATCTTGCAAGCGGCGAAATGATGCGCTCATGACGATTCGTTGGAAATCATTTTCGAAAGCGCTACGTACGTCGGTATTTTTAGAGCGTGTAATACCTGATTCGCGGCGGCGTTTGTCATTTAAAAGTTTATCCCATTTCATTTATATCACGTCCTTTATAGGTTGCTTAATTTTTCCATTTCTATTTTCGAAAGTCTATGTACGGTCCATTCTGACATTTTTTTTGCACCGATTTTCTCGTAAAAGTCCATTCCTGATTTATTTTCGTTGAGGCACCACCATTCGAACCTACCACAGCCCCGCGACAAGGCAAGCTTTGAAAGATACGTAAAAAACTGTGTTCCAAATCCATTGCCACGCATTTCAGGGATGATATAAAGGTCTTCTAGGTAAAGCCCTTTTTTCCCTAACAAGGTGGAGTAATTATGGAAGAATAGCGCGAACCCCACAGATTGGTCTTTGTATTCTGCCATAATGACCTCAGCTGCTTTTTGCTGAAAAAGAGTATCTCGTAAGCCCGATTCTGTTGCATTTACATCTTGCTCTATCCCTTCATGTTTTGCTAGTTCTAAAATATAATGTAGGATTAACGCCGTGTCGGATTCTGTCGCATTTCGAAAAGTAAGTTTGAACATTCCTGTTGCCCCTTTTATTTTTAATTTAAGTATAAGCTAGTATTGCCATTGTATCAAACAAAAAAAGTGTTGCAGCTAGTTATCTCAAAGTTTAGAAATTGACTGCAAGGGGAAAAGAATATAAATTTCAAAATAGGGGGAATTCATTTGTTTAAAAAAATAATTTGGACCAGTTTCTCTTTAGCACTGGTTTTGTTTTTATTCCCAGTTGTTAGCTCAGCCGCAACTTCAGGTGATTTCGAATATACTGCAAACGGAAATGAAGCTACGATTACTGACTATACCGGGACAGCCGCTGATGTAACTATCCCTGCTACAGTTGGTGATAATAACGAGTATGTTGTCACAGCTATTGGCGATTCTGCTTTTTATTTAAAAGGATTGACTGCTGTTTCTATTCCTGATTCTGTAACTACTATTGGTACCGGGGCTTTCACGCGTAATTCTTTAACAGAAATTGTCCTTCCAAATTCGGTACAGTCCATTGGTCAAAACTCCTTCAGTACAAACCAAATTGAAAAGATAACTCTTTCAAATTCACTTACATCTATACCTAGATTTTCTTTTTTAGCTAATAAATTAAAAACTGTTCAAATACCTGCAAATGTTCAAAGCATCGATGAATCAGCATTCGAAAATAACTATATTACTGACATAACTATCCAAAATCCTAATATCCAACTTGCATATCAAGCTTTTGCTGCTCAAACGATTTTAAGCAAATTGATTGTCCCAAGCGATAAAATATTACCGCTAGAAAACTATATTCATTTCAATGATGCATCTTCGCAATTAACAATGAACAATTTGACAGTAACTGATTTATCTGACGGGGTTACTTATGATTCCGCAAAAAATGCACTCGTCTTTTCGGCAGAACCAAGAGAATCTACCTTCTCGCTTTACACCGGGACTAATCGCTATGATTCTTACTATGACATTTCTGAATACGGTCCTTCTGGAAAACCAATTATCTTGTTTGAATATACCCAACCCGTCATTGTCACATATAAAGATGAATCTGGTACAGAGCTCGCTAGTTCAACAAGAATTGACGGAACTATCGGTGACTCATATACCTCCACTCCAAAAACGATAGACGGATATACTTTAAAAGAAACTACTGGTAATCCTACTGGCCAATTCACAAATACAACTCAAAATATAAGTTATATTTATGAAAAAAACCCAATTCAAAATGGTACGGTAAATGTGAAGTACCAAGATGAATCAGGCAACTCACTAGCACAAGATACTATTTTAACTGGAGAAATTGGTAGCACTTATCAAACAGAAAGTAAAAACATTACCGGATATAAACTAACAAAAATAAACGGTAATGAATCTGGCACATTTAGCGCGGACCAAACAATTGTCACATATGTATATGAAAAAACAGCCAGTGACGATAATAATTCAAGTGGTCAGGGCGAGGCTACGAATAATAGCGAAATAAACTCAGAAAAAGCTGACTCCCCTTCCGCAACTACGCAAATGAAAGCGAGTAATAGTACACTTCCAAAAACAAGTGATACGAGTGATAATTTTCTTTTTGCAGTAGGTGGTTTACTTACAGCACTCGCAACTGGAATATTATTTTTCAAAAGAAATTAATCTAAAAAACAAGCCCTAGGAACCCAATTGGATCCTAGGGCTTTCTATTTTGTCTCGTTATGATTTCAAGGTTTTTACACAGGCTGCTTTATCTATTGCCCTGAAGAAATAGGAGCCTGCAACAAGGATATCAACACCAGCTTGTTTGCATGTTTCGGCAGTTGCTTTGTTTACTCCCCCGTCTACTTCAATACTGTAACTACCACGATTTTTGCGGCGCCAGTTATCAAGGTAGCGCATATTTTCTATTGTAGACTCAATAAACGTTTGCCCACCAAAGCCAGGATTTACAGTCATTTGGAGCACTAAATCAACATCCCCTAAAACAGCCTCCAACATGCTTGCCGGAGTCCCAGGATTAAGCACTACCCCCGCTTTACAACCGGCTTGTTTGATTTGTTGAATGACACGATGGATGTGCGGAGCTGCTTCAATATGCACGGAAATAATGTGCGCTCCCGCCGCGGCAAATTTTTCAATATAGTTTTCTGGATTTGCGAGCATTAAGTGAACATCAAGAGGAATGGTCGCTGTTTTGCCAATTTGCTCAACCATGTCAATCCCAAAGGTTAAATTGGGGACAAAATGACCGTCCATGACATCAATATGAAGGTAGTCAGCTCCTGCAAGTTCTGCTTCTTTAATGGAATTTGCCATATTCATATAGTCGGCTGCAAGTAAAGATGGCGCTACGAAAGTCATACGCGCACACCGGCTTTCGTAATAACAGCCTCTACACGATTAGCGACATTTTCTGCTGTGAAACCATACGCATTAAACAAGTCTTTTGCTGGTGCTGATGCGCCGAAGTGGTCAATTCCTAACATATCGCCTTCTGAACCGATAAACTCTTTCCAGCCAAATGTAGTTCCGGCTTCAATTGCGAATCTAGCTGTCACTTCTTTTGGTAAAATACTTTCTTTATAGTCTGCGCTAGTTTTTTCAAAGCGTTCCCAGCTCGATAAACTAACAACGGAAACATCTACTTCTCTTTTCGCTAGTTCTTTCTTCGCTTCAATAGCAAGTGATACTTCCGAACCAGTGGCGATAATAATGGCATCTGGTTGCGCATTATTTGCCGGAGCAACCACATAAGCTCCTTTTTCTACCCCTGCATCTACTTCGGCTTGATTATTTTCAAGCACCGGTAAGTCTTGACGGGATAACACAAGTGCAATTGGTCCAGCTGTATTTGTAGCAGCAAGTTCCCAAGCAGCACGTGTTTCTTTTGCATCAGCCGGACGAATCACGGTAAGCCCTGGCATAGCACGTAGCGAGGCTAAATGCTCGATTGGTTCATGGGTTGGACCGTCTTCTCCAACTGCGATACTATCATGTGTGAATACATAGGTTACTGGAAGTTGCATAAGGGCCGCCATCCGCATTGCTGGGCGAACATAATCCGAGAAAACAAAGAAGGTAGAGCCAAATACACGTAATCCGCTATGCAAGGCCATTCCGTTTAGCATTGCTCCCATTGCAAATTCACGTACTCCAAACCAGATATTTTTGCCGGCTGGATCTGCTTTGCTATACGCTGGACTAGCATCAATAAATGTTTTATTAGAGCAACCTAGGTCAGCGGAACCTCCAAAAAGTTCTGGTAATTCAGCCGCAATTGCGTTAATCATTTTTCCAGATGCAGAACGAGTCGGGGCACTTGTTCCAGCTTCAAAAGTTGGTAAATTCACATTCCAGTCTGCTGCTACTTCCCGAGCTAAAACACGGTCTAACTCACTTGCGAGTTCGGGGAATTCTTTTTTGTAATTAGTTAACATCGTGTTCCAAGCACCTTCTAATTTTTCACCGCGCGCTTTGTAATTCCTTAAGTAATCGCGAACTTCAGTTGGTACTGTAAATGGTTCTTCTGTCCAGTCATAATGTTCCTTAGCACCGCGCGCTTCTTTTTCGCCAAGTGGGGCCCCGTGACTTGCAGAGCTGCCCGATTTAGTTGGCGCGCCGTAGCCGATGACTGTTTTTACTTCAATTAGCGTTGGCTTCGAAGTTTCTAATTTTGCTTGGACAATTTTTTCTTGGATGGCGGCTAAGTTATTGCCATCTTCCACGCGAAGCACTTGCCACCCGTATGCGCGGAAACGATCTGCGGCATTTTCACTAAAAGTAGCACTCAGGTCGCCATCTAAACAAATATCATTGGAATCATATAAAACGATTAATTTTCCTAGTCCAAGGTGTCCGGCAAGTGACGCTGTTTCTGATGCTACACCTTCCATTAAATCGCCGTCACCACAAATTGCATACGTATAATGATCCACAATTGGGTAATTAGGTTGATTGTACTGAGCTGCTAAATGAGACTCCGCCAGCGCCATTCCAGCCGCCATACCAATTCCTTGTCCGAGCGGTCCACTTGTTGCATCAACACCAGCTGTCCAACCAAATTCTGGATGTCCTGGTGTTAAGCTGTCTAATTGACGAAATGACTTTAAATCTTCCATTTTTACGTCATAACCAAATAAATGAAGCATGCTATAAAGTAATGCTGAACCATGTCCCGCTGATAAAACAAAACGATCACGGTTAAACCATTCTGGATTTGCTGGATTAAATACTAAATGTTTTGCAAATAGCATATAAGCCATTGGCGCTGCACCCATTGGCATTCCAGGATGCCCTGAATTTGCTTTCTCAATCATATCAATTGATAACGAACGAATCGTGTCTACTGCTTGTCTGTCTAATGTTTTTTTCAAAACTGTCATCTCCCTTAAATTCTTTGTGCTTATTTACACATGTTTTTCTACGTCAGACCAAATGTGTACAAGTCTTTCTGAGTAACTTGTTTTATCTCGGTCGTGAAATAGTGCGGATGTTCCTAACACATAAATATCTGGTAAACAGTCGCGCATCAAACCTACTGTTTCTTTATTAATGTTGCCATCTACTTCGATTAATGGCACATGGACTTTTCCGGCTAATTTTGCTTTTAAGTCTCGCAATTTTTGAAGCACATCTGTTTGAAACTTTTGTCCTGCAAAGCCGGGATTTACCGTCATCATCAACACCATTTCCACATCATTTAAATAAGGATAAATTGCTTCGATGGGTGTTTCTGGATTAATTGCAATGGAAGGTTTGATATTATAAGAACGGATTTTCCTAATCACTTCTGTTACATCGTCCGCCACTTCTACGTGAAAAGAAATGTATTCTGGCTTCACTGGACCAAACATATCAATATATTTAAGTGGGGTAATTGTAGCCAAATGTATGTCTAACGGAATTTCTGTATTGTTTCGCACTATTCCCAAATGTTCAGGGCCAAGTGCAAGATTATTCACATATACACCGTCCATCACATCACAGTGTAGTAGTTCCACGCCAGCTGATTCAAGACGCTTAAGTTCATCTCCTAAATGTAGTTGATCAGCACACATAATTGAAGCGGCTATTTTCCTCATTTTCATCCTCACTTTCTTTCAAGTTCAGTAATTTTATCCAAGCGACGTTTATGACGATCTCCAGCAAAAGTCGCTTCAAGCCAAGTATCAACAATTAAAAGCGCCAAACCTTCGCCAATTACGCGCTCGCCTAGGCAAAGAATATTACTATTATTATGCTCACGAGTAGCACTCGCTGAAAAAGCATCAGAAACAACTGCTGCACGTATTCCGTCGACTTTGTTAGCCGCAATACTCATGCCAATCCCCGTTCCACAGCATAAAATCCCCAGTTCAGATTGTCCGCTAACTACTTGATTGGCAACCTCTTCTGCATAAGATGGAAAATCGACACTATCATCCGTATATGTTCCAATATCAACAACTTCGATATCTTTTTCGCGTAAATGTTTCACAATGGCATCTTTTAGTCTACGTCCGCCGTGGTCACAACCAATTGTTAATTTCATTTAATTTCACCTTCATTAATAGATTTTTTTCTTTTAACGCCTTATAATGAAATGGAACCGAGAACATACGCGAATATGCTCTCGGCTCATTTCTAAGGATGACTACTGTAAAACATCTGAGCCCGAGAAGCTTTGGATTCGTTTGCACGGTTATCCTTTTTTGATGTTTTTTCATACAGCTCATCCTCCGTTATTCAGATTTCACTAATACTTTAATTTCATTTCCTGCCATGACCGCTTCGAAAGCCTCGCGCCAGTCATCTAATCCGTACACTTTTGTAATCATTTTGTCTGTATTGATTTTGCCATTTGCAAGTAAGTCTAGTGCTAAAATCCATGAAGAAGGTTTTTGTGAGCGACTGCCGATATAAGCAATCTCACGTTGAATAATTGATTCTTCATCAATCGCATTTTTCTTTTCAGCAAAAAGTCCTACTTGAACAAAATCGCCTTTTTTCTTCGTTAGTGGTAATCCTTGATTTACTGCTGGGACTGCGCCAGAACAATCAAATACTCGTTCAGCTCCGTAACCATCTGTCATGCCAAGCACAACTTCAGCCAAGTCTTCTTTCAAGGTATCAACAATCCGGTCCATTCCTAATTCTTTTGCTAAGCGTAAACGGTCGCTATCTTTAGTAATTCCTGCCATAATCACCGTAGCTCCTTGCGCTTTCACAACTTGAGCGAGTAATAACCCGATTGGTCCTGGTCCGAAAACAAGTACTGTATCATCAGGGCGAATCGTTGTTTTTTCAAGTGCAGAGTGAACACAGCATGCAAGTGGTTCTGTAAGTGCAGCCGCTTCCAGTGAAATCCGCTCATCTAACACATGACAACTTTCCTCGCGAGATAAAACAAATTCTGCAAAACTACCATTTGCTTGTGTACCAATGCCGCGACGATTGCTACATAAATTGTAATCATGTTCTTTACAATAAATACATTCCTCACAAGTTTCAAAAGTTGTTTCACTTGTGACGCGGTCTCCCACTTTGATACTAGTTACATCTGGACCAACTTCTACGACTACACCTGAAAATTCATGTCCGAGTGTAACTGGTGTTGTTGGATTTTTATATTCACCTTTGAATGTATGGATATCTGATCCACAAATCCCAGTGAAGGCTACTTTGATTTTCACTTTGTCGCCATAAGCTTGTGGTTCTTCCACATCTTTTAGCTCCATTTGGTCATATCCGGGGTTTGTTTTTACTACTGCTTTCAAATTAATCGTCACCTTTCTGAGGCAATATCATCACTTTGTTATAATCATGTTCTCTTGAAAGAATCATCTCAAACGCTTCTTTCGTTTCTTCTAGTTTATAACGATGCGAAATCAGTGGTTTTAGTTTAATTCGACCTTGTTTGACAAATTCTATCGAAGTACGCCACTCTTCACCTGGAAACGGCGCCGAGTAAGAGTTCCAAAAACCTTTAAGCGTTAATTCGCGTCTGAAAATATTTTCAAAAGCTTCTTCATGTAAAAGTACATCTGCGTAAGCTATTCCGAGGAAACCGACTTTGCCTTTTTTCTTCGTTACAAGGAGACATTGTTCTTGGGTGATTTTGGAACCGGCACATTCTAGCGCGATGTCAGCACCAAGACCATTCGTATAAGCTAAAACGCGTTCTTTCAGGTCTTCGTTTTTTGGATTAATCGTGTATCTGCAACCAAATTCCTTCGCATCTGCTAACTTCTTATCACTGATATCAACAGCGATAATATCTTTCACACCAGCGAGAAGTAAACATTGCACGACTAAAATTCCAATCGTCCCAATCCCAAACACGATAACTGTATCACCAAGTCTTGGTTCGATTCCAAGTACCCCATGCATTGACACAGCTAGTGGTTCAATCATTGCACCTTCTTCAAAATCAAGGTCGCCAATAGAAATGACGTTATCAGCTTTCATTACCACATTTTCGGCAAATCCTCCGTGGAAATGTGAGCCCACCATGCGGTAATTGTCACATAGCGAGAAGTCGCCCGCTTTACAATAATTACATTCCATACATGGTTCTAGTGGAATACCTGCAACACGGTCACCGATAGCTCTATTTTCCACTTCGCTACCTACTTCTGTAATCACACCCGAAAATTCGTGTCCCATAACAGCCGGCAGTGGATATTTCCAGCGCGTCTGCATTTTGTGAATATCTGATCCGCATATTCCGACCGCTTTTACCTCCACACGTACTTGATCTTTCTCGCAAACCGCTTCATCAATTTGTTCTGCTTTTATTACATTATTCTCGTATAACACAGCTGCTCGCATGTTACTCATCACCTCTTCTATATCATTAAAACAAAACTTAGAAAATTGCTGCCCAAGCTTGAGAGAATTTAAGAATAACCCAGTTAAAGAAGTTACCACCCATATCAAGCGTACTTACTTGAGTTGCTCCTTTAGGGAATTCATAAACGCCTTTCATCATTTCTGTATGAACAAGACCAAAGTCAGTTGCCATAAGAAGTGCCAGTGCAATAACTACAGTTCCAGCTAAAACAGAGTGAAGAATGTTACCTTTACGAGATGCTACAACGAATGATACGTAAAATGGAATAGTTGCCAAGTCACCAAATGGAAGTACTTTGTTACCTGGAATGATAACAGCTAAGAAAAGAGTGATCGGAACAAGGATTAAACCAGTAGAAATATTCGCTGGGTGACCAATTGAAAGTGCAGCGTCAAGTCCGATATAAAGTTCGCGGCCTTTGAAGCGAGATTTCATGAATTCACGAGCAGATTCCGAAATTGGAATTAAACCTTCCATTAAAATTTTAACCATACGAGGCATTAAGAACATTACTGCACCCATTGACATACCAAGTTGTGCAACTGCCCCTACGTCATACCCTGCAAGAAGACCAATTGCAATACCTAGAATAAGTCCCATCATCATTGGTTCCCCGAAGATACCAAAACGTTTTTGAATTGTTTCCGGGTCAACGTGAATATTTTTGATTCCAGGAATTTTAGCGATTAGCCATCCAACTGGAATACCGATGAAACCGAATGCTGCTGTTGAACCTGTTGGTAAGGAGATCCCTTTTAAGCCGTAAAATTCTTCTACCATAGGTTGTGTTCTATCAGCCATCCAAAGAACTGCAACTTCATAGATGATTGCACAAAGAATCGCGAACCACCAGTTACCGCCAGTTACGATATAACCAGTTGCACCTGCTGCGATAAAGTGCCAATAGTTCCAAATATCAATATCTAACGTTTTTGTTACTTTAAAGAAGATAAGTGCTAAATTGACTGCTAAACAAATTGGAATTAAAATTGCTGCAACTGGGGAAGCCCATGAAGCTGCCGCTGCGGCTGGCCAACCAGCGTCAATGATTGTTAAGTTCAGACCAAAGCGCTCAACCATTTGTTGCGCCGCTGGACCTAAATTGCTAGATAGTAAACTAATAACAAGGTTAATACCTACAAATCCGATACCTATCGTAATCGCGGAACGAAGCGCTTTTTTCGCTGGTACTCGGAAAATTAATGCAATAAAGAAAATCATAATCGGCAAAATAACTGTAGGCCCCAAGTTTAAAACATACTGTACTCCTGCTAGAAGTGTATCCATTTAATATTTCCTCCTTTTTTCTCTGTTTACGTTTTATTCCTAAACTCCCTTGCGCCCCTAATTATTTAAGGTGCGCAAGTATTTCTTCGTCAAGCTCTTCCATACCCATACCAGTGATGTAAGAAGTTGCAATAATAGCTGGGATTTTGTATGTTGTTGGTAAAATTGTTGTTGATACAATCAAATCTGCTCCGTCTTGCATAGATGCTGCTTCAGAAATTTTGATTTGTTTTACTTCTGCATCGACATTATGTTCCTTCACCAAACGTTCTACTCGATCCGTTACTACTGTTGATGTTGCAATTCCTGCTCCACAAGCTACCAAAATTTTAAATTGTCCCATGATAAATTCCTCCTAATTAATTGCTGCGATTTCCTCGCGGCTAATTTTCCTGTTTTTTTAAACGGTAATCGCTTCCAAAATTTGTTTTACTTCTGCTTCATCTTTCGCTCTAAGTAATGCGGTTACATTTTCCTTGTCTTGAATCGTCCCCATCAATTGTTGAAGTACCGCGAGCTGGCTGTGAGGTTCATTTAGTCCCAGCACGAAAATCAAATTCGCTTCAACCGTTTGACCTGCATCTTCCATAAGCTTGAATGGGATGCCGTCTTTCACAGTGATTACGGCAATAAATTGTTCCGTAACGCATTCTGGATCCGTATGCGGTAAAGCCACCCCGTATCCATCTAATTTTAGCCCCGTTGGAAAGGTTTTTTCACGGTCTGTTAGTCTAGTCAAAAAGTCATCCGTTACATACCCTTCTGACTTTCCACTTTCTGCGACCATTTGGAATAGGTCCTCTTGCTTATCAATGTCCGATTGAACCCAAACCATTCCTTTTTTCAAAAATTGTACTAAATCCATTACGAAATCCTCCTGTAATTCTTTCTGACTTCTCTACATTGTCTTTTTTGTTTCCAAGTCCGTGAAGTTTTTTATTATTTGATGCATTTCTTTTGTACTCTTAGCATCCGCGAGCTTTTTAAGTGCTTTTTTGTTCTCCGATAATTCCATCAATTGTAGTAAAGCTGTGAAGTGAGCATTTTTATCAACAGCTGCAATGACGACGATAAAATGCAAGTTATTACCGCCTTCCACTGGCAAACCTTCTTCCAGATAAAGCAAGCTCATTCCAAGACTCTTAACTCCTTTTTCCGTTTCAGCATGAGGGATAGCTATGGTATTTCGGAGGATGATGTTCATAATCGGTGCCGGGTATTGCCGTTTCATTTCATCCACATATCGCTCTTCCACTGCTCCCGCCGAAAGTAACGGTGAAGCCGCATAATGTATTGCCTCATGCCAGTCTGCCACTGATTTCTTCCGGGTAATTCGCGTATCTTCAAGTAAATCTGCGAGAGAGCTTTTATTTGAATTGGTGGATGTAGTTTCTTCTGGAACTGGCGTTAAGTAATCTGCTAGGACTTTTTCAAGACGAGCAGCATCTTTAATTTCAGCAAATTTGGAAATAGTTTTCATTAATTGATCAACGCTGATATTTACCTCGTCCACTAAGTAAACTGACCGCATCACTCGGCGCCTTAGCTCCAAGCGTTCTTTCCCGTCCATTAATTGGTTAATTAGGAAAAATTTCTTGTCCGTCGAAAGTGGCACTGCGGAAAATACAATGTCATATCCTACTTTTGTTTGTTCAAATTCCCGAATCGACATCGCTTGATAGAAAAATATTTCTGGGAAAAGGCTGCGTAATGTTTTTTCCATTAATCTCGAAATC
The nucleotide sequence above comes from Listeria ivanovii subsp. londoniensis. Encoded proteins:
- the rpsL gene encoding 30S ribosomal protein S12, producing MPTINQLVRKPRQSKIKKSTSPALNKGLNSFKRELTDVNSPQKRGVCTRVGTMTPKKPNSALRKYARVRLSNGIEVTAYIPGIGHNLQEHSVVLIRGGRVKDLPGVRYHIVRGALDTAGVENRGQSRSKYGTKKPKK
- a CDS encoding deoxyguanosinetriphosphate triphosphohydrolase, which translates into the protein MKWDKLLNDKRRRESGITRSKNTDVRSAFENDFQRIVMSASFRRLQDKTQVFPLEKSDFVRTRLTHSMEVSTIAKSMGNMVTHTIQEEKLDEDFTKDHADKIPEILACAGLLHDMGNPPFGHFGEESIREWFRDNLATITYKNKSLAEILTSQMKEDFYYFEGNAQVLRVVSKLHYLFDQYGLNLTFATLNAVIKYPVSSLKINKNQIKSKKLGYFYADESLFNEITTATEALDNRHPLTYLLEVADDIAYLNADLEDGVKKGIVNITQILKGFEEVEEHNKVTVACYNELKKKSERYEGQEESFIVQQWLASNVRGQLINRSLEVFYANYKAIMAGTFNDSLIDASEAEQLVHILQSLSYTYIYQDKGIVESEIAGNEIISKLLETFIPAVIYYDSETPERQTAKDKRLLTLISDNYLGCYRKNAEGESETMKLYLRLLLVTDFICGMTDSYAKDLYQRLNGLS
- a CDS encoding GNAT family N-acetyltransferase; this translates as MFKLTFRNATESDTALILHYILELAKHEGIEQDVNATESGLRDTLFQQKAAEVIMAEYKDQSVGFALFFHNYSTLLGKKGLYLEDLYIIPEMRGNGFGTQFFTYLSKLALSRGCGRFEWWCLNENKSGMDFYEKIGAKKMSEWTVHRLSKIEMEKLSNL
- a CDS encoding MucBP domain-containing protein, with translation MFKKIIWTSFSLALVLFLFPVVSSAATSGDFEYTANGNEATITDYTGTAADVTIPATVGDNNEYVVTAIGDSAFYLKGLTAVSIPDSVTTIGTGAFTRNSLTEIVLPNSVQSIGQNSFSTNQIEKITLSNSLTSIPRFSFLANKLKTVQIPANVQSIDESAFENNYITDITIQNPNIQLAYQAFAAQTILSKLIVPSDKILPLENYIHFNDASSQLTMNNLTVTDLSDGVTYDSAKNALVFSAEPRESTFSLYTGTNRYDSYYDISEYGPSGKPIILFEYTQPVIVTYKDESGTELASSTRIDGTIGDSYTSTPKTIDGYTLKETTGNPTGQFTNTTQNISYIYEKNPIQNGTVNVKYQDESGNSLAQDTILTGEIGSTYQTESKNITGYKLTKINGNESGTFSADQTIVTYVYEKTASDDNNSSGQGEATNNSEINSEKADSPSATTQMKASNSTLPKTSDTSDNFLFAVGGLLTALATGILFFKRN
- the rpe gene encoding ribulose-phosphate 3-epimerase; its protein translation is MTFVAPSLLAADYMNMANSIKEAELAGADYLHIDVMDGHFVPNLTFGIDMVEQIGKTATIPLDVHLMLANPENYIEKFAAAGAHIISVHIEAAPHIHRVIQQIKQAGCKAGVVLNPGTPASMLEAVLGDVDLVLQMTVNPGFGGQTFIESTIENMRYLDNWRRKNRGSYSIEVDGGVNKATAETCKQAGVDILVAGSYFFRAIDKAACVKTLKS
- the tkt gene encoding transketolase, which produces MKKTLDRQAVDTIRSLSIDMIEKANSGHPGMPMGAAPMAYMLFAKHLVFNPANPEWFNRDRFVLSAGHGSALLYSMLHLFGYDVKMEDLKSFRQLDSLTPGHPEFGWTAGVDATSGPLGQGIGMAAGMALAESHLAAQYNQPNYPIVDHYTYAICGDGDLMEGVASETASLAGHLGLGKLIVLYDSNDICLDGDLSATFSENAADRFRAYGWQVLRVEDGNNLAAIQEKIVQAKLETSKPTLIEVKTVIGYGAPTKSGSSASHGAPLGEKEARGAKEHYDWTEEPFTVPTEVRDYLRNYKARGEKLEGAWNTMLTNYKKEFPELASELDRVLAREVAADWNVNLPTFEAGTSAPTRSASGKMINAIAAELPELFGGSADLGCSNKTFIDASPAYSKADPAGKNIWFGVREFAMGAMLNGMALHSGLRVFGSTFFVFSDYVRPAMRMAALMQLPVTYVFTHDSIAVGEDGPTHEPIEHLASLRAMPGLTVIRPADAKETRAAWELAATNTAGPIALVLSRQDLPVLENNQAEVDAGVEKGAYVVAPANNAQPDAIIIATGSEVSLAIEAKKELAKREVDVSVVSLSSWERFEKTSADYKESILPKEVTARFAIEAGTTFGWKEFIGSEGDMLGIDHFGASAPAKDLFNAYGFTAENVANRVEAVITKAGVRV